In Massilistercora timonensis, the following are encoded in one genomic region:
- a CDS encoding ATP-binding protein has product MRVNELMIYKNIEEGEVLQDMAFLMENYDSDFYNQEDLKGLLFDTANQILELAVSHGFEGNLWHTYLTFLLANHENAYSTSCEILGEIQGTINEAALHDFRIFKELFDYDFREMEERLGAECISMLSRYQGTKGYGKVYNQRIRDRICELAVHLAEAETAEAFKATLTQFYKEFGVGKFGLHKAFRVEHTEEGVEILPITKIAHVHLDDLVGYEIAKKKLIDNTEAFVKGRKANNCLLFGDAGTGKSSSIKAILNQYYDQGLRMIEVYKHQFQDLNDVIAQVKNRNYKFIIYMDDLSFEEFEIEYKYLKAVIEGGLERKPDNILIYATSNRRHLIRETFRDKEERDEELHSNDTVQEKLSLVARFGVTIYFGKPDKKEFQEIVRQLAKRNEIRLPEEELLREANKWELNHGGLSGRTAQQFIDYLAGTLEA; this is encoded by the coding sequence ATGAGAGTCAATGAACTGATGATCTACAAGAACATAGAGGAAGGGGAAGTCCTGCAGGACATGGCTTTCCTTATGGAGAATTACGACAGTGATTTCTATAACCAGGAGGATCTTAAGGGACTTCTTTTCGACACGGCAAACCAGATCCTGGAACTGGCAGTAAGCCATGGGTTTGAAGGAAATCTGTGGCACACTTATCTTACCTTCCTTCTGGCCAACCATGAGAACGCCTACAGTACCTCCTGCGAAATCTTGGGAGAGATCCAGGGGACCATCAATGAGGCGGCTCTTCATGATTTCCGGATCTTCAAGGAATTGTTTGACTATGACTTCCGGGAAATGGAAGAGCGGCTGGGAGCGGAGTGCATCTCCATGCTGTCCCGCTACCAGGGGACGAAGGGATATGGTAAAGTTTACAACCAGAGGATCCGGGACCGGATCTGTGAGCTGGCGGTCCATCTTGCAGAGGCGGAGACAGCGGAAGCCTTCAAGGCTACCCTGACCCAGTTCTACAAGGAATTTGGCGTGGGAAAATTCGGCCTTCACAAGGCGTTTCGTGTTGAACACACAGAAGAAGGAGTGGAGATCCTGCCTATCACCAAGATCGCCCACGTCCATCTGGACGACCTGGTGGGATATGAGATCGCCAAGAAGAAACTGATCGACAATACAGAAGCATTTGTAAAGGGGAGAAAAGCCAATAACTGCCTGCTTTTTGGAGACGCGGGTACCGGGAAATCCTCCTCCATCAAGGCCATCCTGAACCAGTACTATGACCAGGGACTTCGGATGATCGAGGTCTACAAGCACCAGTTCCAGGACCTGAACGATGTGATCGCCCAGGTGAAGAACCGGAATTACAAGTTTATCATCTACATGGACGACCTGTCCTTTGAGGAATTCGAGATTGAATACAAATATCTGAAGGCAGTGATCGAGGGCGGCCTGGAGCGAAAACCGGACAACATCCTGATCTACGCCACCTCCAACCGGCGCCATCTCATCCGGGAGACCTTCCGGGATAAGGAGGAGAGGGACGAAGAGCTTCACTCCAACGATACCGTCCAGGAGAAGCTCTCCCTGGTGGCAAGATTCGGAGTTACCATCTACTTTGGGAAACCAGATAAGAAGGAATTCCAGGAGATCGTGCGCCAGCTGGCAAAAAGGAATGAGATCCGGCTTCCTGAGGAAGAACTGCTGCGGGAAGCCAATAAATGGGAGCTGAACCACGGCGGGCTCTCAGGCCGCACCGCCCAGCAGTTCATCGACTATCTGGCGGGCACGCTGGAAGCCTAG
- the pheA gene encoding prephenate dehydratase — protein sequence MASLGELRAQLDQVDDEIVRLYEERMKLCEAVGEYKVRTGSKVFDRQREREKLADVAAKVSTDFNKKGIQELYQQLMSMSRKLQYQQLVQAGALGRLPFIQIDSLDKENARIVFQGTEGAYSQAAMQAYFGKDCNSFHVRTFRDAMYAIEEGAADYAVLPIENSTAGAVAQMYDLLVEFENYIVGETILPITHTLAGLPGTNLGDIRRVYSKAEALMQTSRFLDEHSDWQQISVANTAIAAQKILEDGDKSQAAVCSAYAARIHGLSVLKEGINDDASNSTRFIVVTNQKVFLKEARKISLCLELPHESGSLYHLLSHFIYNDLNMTKIESRPIEGRSWEYRFFIDFEGNLAEAGVKNAIRGLREESRSLKILGNY from the coding sequence ATGGCATCTTTGGGAGAATTAAGAGCACAGCTGGATCAGGTGGACGATGAGATCGTAAGGCTTTATGAAGAGCGGATGAAGCTCTGCGAGGCGGTGGGAGAATACAAGGTGCGCACCGGCTCCAAGGTCTTCGACCGGCAGCGGGAGCGGGAGAAACTGGCGGATGTGGCGGCAAAGGTCTCCACAGATTTTAATAAAAAAGGGATACAGGAATTGTACCAGCAGCTGATGTCTATGAGCCGGAAGCTTCAGTATCAGCAGCTGGTCCAGGCGGGAGCCCTTGGCAGGCTTCCCTTTATCCAGATCGATTCTCTGGATAAGGAAAATGCTAGGATCGTATTCCAGGGGACGGAAGGAGCTTACAGTCAGGCGGCCATGCAGGCGTATTTTGGCAAGGACTGCAACAGCTTCCACGTGCGGACTTTCCGGGACGCCATGTACGCCATTGAAGAAGGAGCGGCGGATTACGCGGTGCTTCCCATCGAGAATTCCACTGCCGGGGCGGTGGCTCAGATGTATGATCTTCTGGTGGAGTTTGAGAATTATATCGTAGGAGAGACCATCCTTCCCATCACTCATACTCTGGCGGGACTGCCGGGAACCAATCTTGGGGATATCAGACGGGTCTACTCCAAGGCGGAAGCTCTGATGCAGACCAGCCGTTTCCTGGACGAGCACAGTGACTGGCAGCAGATCAGCGTGGCCAACACGGCCATCGCCGCCCAGAAGATCCTGGAGGACGGGGACAAAAGCCAGGCGGCGGTATGCAGCGCCTATGCGGCCAGGATCCACGGGCTCAGTGTGCTGAAGGAAGGGATTAACGACGACGCCAGTAATTCCACACGGTTCATCGTGGTCACCAACCAGAAGGTATTCTTAAAAGAAGCCAGGAAGATCAGTCTTTGTCTGGAATTGCCCCATGAGAGCGGATCGCTGTATCATCTGTTGTCTCATTTTATCTATAACGATCTGAACATGACCAAGATCGAATCCCGGCCTATTGAGGGGAGAAGCTGGGAATACCGGTTTTTCATTGATTTTGAAGGGAATCTTGCAGAGGCAGGAGTGAAAAACGCCATCCGGGGCCTGCGGGAAGAGAGCCGCAGCCTGAAGATCCTGGGAAATTACTAA
- the pyrB gene encoding aspartate carbamoyltransferase yields the protein MRHLMSPLDFSVEELDHLMDLAADIEANPEKYAHACAGKKLATLFYEPSTRTRLSHEAAMLNLGGSVLGFSTADSSSAAKGESVADTIRTISCYADICAMRHFKEGAPMVAARHSRIPVINAGDGGHQHPTQTLTDLLTIRSLKGHLDNMTIGLCGDLKFGRTVHSLINALVRYPGIRFVLISPEELRLPSYIRSDVLDQKQVPYEEVVRLEDALPNLDLLYMTRVQKERFFNEEDYVRMKDFYILDRKKMELAPRDMFVLHPLPRVNEISVEVDDDPRAAYFKQAQYGVYIRMALILTLLEIEV from the coding sequence ATGAGACACTTAATGAGCCCACTGGATTTTTCTGTGGAAGAACTGGACCATCTGATGGACCTGGCGGCGGACATTGAGGCGAATCCGGAGAAATACGCCCATGCCTGCGCGGGAAAGAAACTGGCCACTTTATTCTATGAGCCCAGCACAAGGACCCGGCTCAGCCACGAGGCGGCCATGCTCAACCTGGGCGGCAGCGTGCTCGGCTTCTCCACCGCTGATTCCAGTTCCGCAGCCAAAGGAGAGAGCGTAGCGGACACCATCCGCACCATCTCCTGCTACGCCGATATCTGCGCCATGCGCCATTTCAAGGAAGGCGCCCCCATGGTAGCCGCCCGGCACTCCCGGATCCCGGTGATCAACGCAGGTGACGGCGGACATCAGCATCCGACCCAGACCCTGACAGACCTTCTCACCATCCGCTCCCTCAAAGGCCATCTGGACAACATGACCATCGGCCTGTGCGGAGACCTGAAGTTTGGACGTACCGTCCACTCTCTTATCAACGCCCTGGTCCGCTATCCGGGGATCCGCTTCGTGCTGATCTCGCCGGAGGAACTGCGTCTGCCAAGCTACATCCGCTCAGATGTGCTGGATCAGAAGCAGGTGCCCTATGAAGAAGTCGTCCGCCTGGAGGACGCCCTTCCCAATCTGGACCTGCTCTACATGACCCGCGTCCAGAAGGAACGTTTCTTCAATGAGGAAGACTATGTGCGCATGAAAGACTTCTACATCCTGGACCGCAAGAAGATGGAGCTTGCCCCCAGGGATATGTTTGTGCTCCATCCCCTTCCCAGAGTCAATGAGATCTCCGTGGAGGTGGATGACGATCCAAGAGCCGCCTACTTTAAGCAGGCCCAGTACGGAGTCTATATAAGGATGGCGCTGATCCTGACACTGTTGGAGATTGAGGTATAA
- a CDS encoding aspartate carbamoyltransferase regulatory subunit — protein sequence MVNNTLTVGRIEEGFVLDHIQAGRSMDIYKYLHLDKLDCCVAIIKNARSNKMGRKDIMKIECPIDFMDLDILGFIDHNITVNIIKDSEIVEKKCLHLPKEITNVIRCKNPRCITSIEQGLDHIFVLTDPEKEVYRCKYCEEKYHGR from the coding sequence ATGGTAAATAATACACTGACCGTCGGACGTATCGAGGAAGGCTTCGTCCTGGATCACATCCAGGCCGGCCGCAGCATGGATATCTACAAATATCTCCACCTGGACAAGCTGGACTGCTGCGTCGCCATCATCAAGAATGCCAGAAGCAACAAGATGGGCCGCAAAGACATTATGAAGATCGAGTGCCCCATTGATTTCATGGATCTTGACATCCTGGGCTTCATCGATCACAACATCACCGTTAATATTATCAAAGACAGCGAGATCGTGGAGAAGAAATGTCTCCACCTTCCCAAGGAGATCACCAACGTGATCCGCTGCAAGAATCCCAGATGCATCACTTCCATTGAGCAGGGACTGGATCACATCTTCGTGCTCACAGATCCGGAGAAGGAAGTGTACCGGTGTAAGTACTGCGAAGAGAAATATCACGGGAGATAG
- the rnhA gene encoding ribonuclease HI — MQVDIYTDGAARGNPEGPGGYGTVLEYRDTKGNLHTKELSQGYRKTTNNRMELMAAIAGLEALNRPCQVNLYSDSKYLVDAFNQHWIENWVRKGWKRGKNEPVKNIDLWKRLLAAKEPHQVTFIWVKGHDGHPQNERCDALATGAADGEDLAEDTIDN; from the coding sequence ATGCAGGTAGATATCTATACAGACGGAGCGGCCAGAGGGAACCCGGAGGGCCCCGGCGGCTATGGCACGGTCCTGGAATACCGGGACACCAAAGGAAATCTTCATACAAAGGAACTTTCCCAGGGTTACCGGAAGACCACCAACAACCGGATGGAACTGATGGCGGCCATTGCCGGGCTGGAGGCCCTGAACCGGCCCTGCCAGGTGAATCTTTATTCTGATTCCAAATATCTGGTGGATGCGTTTAACCAGCACTGGATTGAAAACTGGGTCAGAAAAGGCTGGAAGCGTGGCAAGAACGAGCCGGTGAAAAACATTGATCTGTGGAAACGGCTTCTGGCGGCGAAGGAACCTCATCAGGTAACGTTTATCTGGGTCAAAGGCCATGACGGTCACCCCCAGAACGAGCGGTGCGACGCGCTGGCTACCGGCGCGGCGGACGGAGAAGACCTGGCGGAAGATACTATTGATAATTGA
- a CDS encoding MBL fold metallo-hydrolase, with product MKITYLDHSGFAVDLGDKLLIFDYYRGELPAGTSDRKLYVFSSHAHQDHFQKKIFAWSGDRDVTYILSKDIRKNAAAKSAPGEGVYYLAPRQELTLDGLSVRTLRSTDAGVAFLVEAEGKTIYHAGDLNWWHWEEESRAYNEMMKRNYQYEIGKMEGQAIDVAFVPLDPRQEEQYYWGMDYFMKHTDTKVVFPMHMWGHYEVWERLMENPEASSYRDKVMRITKAPQEFEIG from the coding sequence ATGAAGATCACATACCTTGACCACAGTGGTTTCGCGGTGGATCTTGGGGATAAGCTGCTGATCTTTGATTATTACAGAGGAGAGCTTCCTGCTGGAACGTCTGACAGGAAGCTTTATGTATTTTCCAGTCATGCCCATCAGGATCATTTCCAGAAGAAGATCTTTGCCTGGTCCGGGGACCGGGACGTGACCTACATCCTGTCTAAGGATATCCGGAAAAATGCCGCGGCGAAAAGCGCTCCCGGCGAGGGTGTATATTACCTGGCGCCTAGGCAGGAGCTTACCCTGGACGGGCTTTCTGTAAGGACGCTTCGCTCCACCGACGCCGGTGTGGCCTTCCTGGTGGAGGCGGAAGGGAAGACCATCTACCATGCGGGGGATCTGAACTGGTGGCACTGGGAGGAAGAGAGCCGGGCCTATAACGAGATGATGAAACGGAATTACCAGTATGAGATCGGCAAGATGGAAGGACAGGCCATCGACGTGGCCTTTGTTCCGCTGGATCCCCGGCAGGAGGAGCAGTATTACTGGGGAATGGATTATTTTATGAAGCATACCGACACAAAAGTAGTTTTCCCCATGCACATGTGGGGACATTATGAAGTCTGGGAGCGGCTTATGGAGAACCCTGAGGCATCTTCCTACCGGGACAAGGTGATGCGGATCACCAAAGCCCCCCAGGAGTTTGAGATTGGATAA
- a CDS encoding MogA/MoaB family molybdenum cofactor biosynthesis protein has protein sequence MRIAILTANTDVYREKEEDKAGAAIRQIVEDAGYQVVFQKALPTDREVLATIMQRMADNHLADLVLTTGGAGCGPMDFTPEATMDVAERLIPGIPEMMRVHMMKLTKRSMLNRGVAGIRGDVVIVNLPGKAGAAKECLSYLLPEIAHAVDVVKGEA, from the coding sequence ATGAGAATTGCGATCCTTACAGCAAATACAGATGTTTACAGAGAAAAAGAGGAAGATAAGGCAGGGGCAGCCATCCGGCAGATCGTAGAGGACGCCGGATACCAGGTGGTATTCCAGAAAGCTCTCCCCACAGACCGTGAAGTGCTTGCCACTATCATGCAGCGGATGGCGGATAACCATCTGGCAGATCTGGTACTGACTACAGGCGGAGCAGGCTGCGGTCCCATGGACTTTACGCCGGAGGCTACAATGGATGTGGCAGAACGGCTGATCCCGGGGATCCCGGAGATGATGCGGGTGCACATGATGAAGCTGACGAAACGCTCTATGCTGAACCGGGGTGTGGCCGGGATCCGTGGAGATGTGGTGATCGTCAACCTTCCCGGGAAAGCAGGGGCGGCCAAAGAGTGCCTTTCCTATCTGCTTCCGGAGATTGCCCATGCAGTGGATGTAGTGAAGGGAGAAGCATAG